The Gemmatimonadota bacterium DNA window CCGTGGCGCATGGCACGCGCGTGTACTTCGGGAGCCCGCACTCGGGGCTCGACAACATCTACGCGGTCGACCTCACCACGCGCGCCATTGCGCAGGTGACGTCGCGCCCGTTGGGGGCGATGTGGCCCGCGGTGTCGCCTAACGGCGATCGCGTGGCGTTCAGCGACTACTCCATTCGCGGCTACGATCTCGCCGAGATGCCGCTCGACCCGGCGCGCTTCGTTCCGGCGCCGTTCACGGTGACGCACACGACGGCGGCCGCCGAGGACCTCACGCGGCAGGAGCAGGGGGGGAGCCTCCTCGATGCGTTGCCATCGACGGAGTGGCGCTCGCGCCCCTTCGCCGGGTGGTCGCGTCTCTTCGACTTTCACTCGCTGTCCATCGCGCCGGCGAGCGACGGGGTGAACACCTCGCTCTTTGCCGAGTCGCGCAACGTGCTCAACACGGTTGGCGTGATGGTGGGGCCCACGTTCAACGTCAACGAGCGCACGCTGTCGTTGGAGGCGGGGGCGAGCTATGCCGGGCTCCCGGTCATCGTCGACGTGGCGGCGCGCGTGGGCTCGCGCGCGTCGACGTACGCCGACAGCAACGACGTGACGCAGCCCTACTCCTGGAACGAACGCGCCGTGACCACGTCGCTTCGCCTGCCGCTCACGCGCCTCACGGGGCAGGTGCGGCAGTCGCTCTCGGCCGGCCTCACGCTCGGACGCACGCAGATCAGCGACCAGCCCGTGGCGTTCCGCAACGAGAACAACAACGGCGACCTCACGACGCTCACCTACGCGCTCAGCGCGTCGCAGGTGCAGAGCGCGGCCTATCGCGACCTCTTTCCCGTGGGGGCGGTGGTCTCGGCGTACTACCGCCATACCCCGCCGCCGACCGACTACACGTCACACCAGGCGACGCTGAGTGCGGCGCTCTACCTCCCCGGGGCCTGGAAGCATCACGCGCTGGTGCTCGATGCGGCCCGAGAGCTGCAACGTCCCGGGAGCTATCGCTTCTCCTCGCTCGTCCGCTTCCCCCGCGGCTACAGCTCGCGGTTCCACGAGTCGCTCACGCGGGTGGGGGCCACGTACCACCTGCCGCTGCTCTATCCCGACTTGGCGCTCGGCCACTGGCTGTACGCCCGCCGGGTGCAAGGCAACGTGTTCGGCGACGTCGGGCGCGGCACCGACCGCGCCGGCACGCATGGCGTCGACTATCGCTCGGTGGGGAGCGAGCTCACCGTCGAGCTGTCGCCCTTCGGGCTACGGACCAGCGCGTGGATCGGGATGCGCGTGAGCCGGCAGTTGACGACCGGCGGCAAGACGGTGAGCGAGGCGATCATCTCGCTGCGCTGAGCTCGCGCTCCGCGCTCGTTTACGCCACGCCGAATGCGAACACCGTCCGCGAGCGGAAGGCGCGCTCCGGCCGCAGGATGCTGCTCGGGAAGTCGGGGTGGTTGGGCGAGTCGGGAAAGTGCTGCGTTTCCAGGCAGACGCCGGCGTACTGCGGGTAGCGACGACCGCCCTTGCCCGTGATGGAGCCATCGAGCCAGCTCCCGGTGTAGAGCTGTAGCCCCGGTTCCGTCGTGTGCACGTCGAGGGTGCGCCCGGTGAGCGGGTCATGCAGGTGGGCGGCGTGCGCGAGTGCGCTGGTCTGCACCGGGCGGTCGAGCACGAAGTTGTGATCGTAGCCGTTCCCGAGGGCGAGCTGCGGATGCGAGTCGCGGATGCGCGCGCCGGTCGCCGTCGGCGTGCGAAAGTCGAACGGTGTTCCGTCGACGGGGGTCAGCGCGCCGGTGGGAATCAACGTCGCATCGACCGGGGTGTAGCGCGAGGCGCGGAGCTGCAGCACATGTCCCAGGACGTCGTTGCACCTGGCGCCCGCGAGGTTCCAGTAGCTGTGCTGGCAGGGATTGAACGGCGTGGCGCGCGTGGTGGTGGCCGAGTAGTCGACCACGAGGCGGTCGTCGTCGTCGAGGAGGTAGCGCACGGTGAAGTGCACCTCCCCGGGATACCCCTCATCGCCGTCGGCGCTCACCAGCGACAGGCGGACTCCCGCCCCTTCGGCCGACGCGACGGCGCGCGCGGTGAAGAGTCGCTTGTCGAAGCCGACGACGCCTCCATGCAGGTGATTGGGGGCGTTGTTGGTCGCCAGGGAGTACGTCACGCCGTCGAGGATGAAGCGCCCCTGCGCGATGCGATTGCCATACCGGCCGGTGACCGCGCCGAAGTACGGCGAACGCGTGAGGTAGCCGTCGACGTCGTCCACCCCCAGCACCACGTCGTCACGCTCCCCGTCGCGCCCCGCCACCTCGACCGCCGCGATGATCGCGCCTAACGTGAGGACGGTGACGACCGTCCCGCGACGGTTGCTGAGGTCATAGGCATGCACCGGCTCCCCCGACGGCATCCGTCCCCAGCTCCGCCGGGCGACGCGCCCCTCGGCGCGGTATGGCAGTGGCGGCGGCAACACGCTCGCGTCAGGAGAGGTCACGGGAGGCTGGGCAGACGGGAAGGACGCGGTCGATGCGGGGCGTGCGCGGCTCCACCAGTCTCACCGCAAGTCATCGCCGAGACAAGTGAAGCGCAGGACCCCCTGCGCTCCCCCCACCCTTCCCGCCATACTGCAGTCACTCGTTCCCAGCGTTCGCTGGGAGATGCTTCCCGTCTACCGCTCGCCAGACATGTCGATCGTCCGCCCCGCCACGCACTACGACCGCGAGTACTTCAACAAGTGGTACCGGCACCCCAAGCACCGTGTGAAGTCGCCGCTCGACATCGAACGGCAGCTGCGCTTCATCGTGGCGGCCACCGAGTATCTCTTCGAACGCCCGGTGCGGAAGGTGCTCGACGTTGGGGCCGGGGAGGGGAACTGGTCGGTCGCCCTCAAGAAGATCCGCCCCGGGGCGCGCTACTACGGCGTTGACGCCAGCGAGTACGCGGTCGAGCGCTTCGGCAAGAAGCGGAACATCCGGTTAGGCACCTTCGGCACCGTCGGGACCCTCGGCCTCCCCGATGATTTCGACCTCGTCCTGAGTTGCGGGGTGCTGAACTACGTGGCGCCCCGGGAGCTGGCGACGGGCCTCAAGGCGCTCGCCGAACTGTGCCCGGGGGCGGGCTACTTCGAGGTCTTCTCCAGCGCCGATGATGCGACGGGCGACTTCAAGCGTGAGGAGGCGCGCACCCCTGCCTTCTGGCGTTCGCTCTTCCGGAAGAACGGCTGGAGCGCGCTCGGGATGCACCTGTATCTGCCAACCCCCATCGAGGGGGTGGCCGCGGCGTTGGAGCGGGCGAGGGCGTGACGTCCCTGAGGTAGGGAAGCCTGTCCCGGCGAACGCGGGGACGAGTGACGGCATGATGTCTCGGCCGCGCGGTGTGTCGGTGTGCGCCTGCCGCCTATCGCGCGTCCCCTCGTACCGCCGGCAGCAGCAACTCTAGCACCCACGCATTCCCCGGTTGCAGATCCAGCGCCTTGGCGTAGGCCAGCTTGGCCTCCTCGAGGCGCCCCTGCTTCACGTACACCTGCCCCAGCCAGCCGTACGCCTCGGCGTGCCCCCACCACGGGGCGGGCGACGCGGGGGCATCCTTGTCAAAGAGGGCCAGCGCCCGCTTGAGGCTCACCTCCGCCTTCTCCGCGCTTCCGCCAAACAGCTTGGGGCGAAAGAGGTCCGAGACCCCCTTGAGCATCCAGACGCGCGGGTTCTCCGGCCCGGCGGCGACCGCCTCGTCGAGGAGGCGAAGCGACTTTGCGCCCATCCGGAGGCCAGCCATCGCCCCGCCCAGGCTGATGAGCTGCCCGACCACCGCCGACTGCAGTGCCGCGGTCTCGGGCCAGCGCAGCGCGGCCGCCGAGCGGGCCAGCGTCTGCTCCGCATCCTCGAACATGGTCCGCGCGACCTTGGCATCGCGTCCGGAGGTGGCCAGGTAGCTCGCCTTGCGATACAGGACGAAGCCCCGGTAATGCAGCAGGACCGCATCGTTAGGCTTCCGCGACAGCCCGGCCTCCACGAAGGCGAGCGCGCGATCGAAGTCGGCGGGGCGGCTCGTCACCAGCGCCCGGTCGATAAGCGTGCGGAGCGAGTCGCCGGCGACCGGCGCCAACCCCGCATGGGCGGGGTAGGCGAGCGTCCGACGCACTCATCGCCGGCGACGAACCTCGACGCATGATCGGTCACGCGCCACGAGCGCATCGAGCGTGCATGCCGCGCGCATCAGGCGCGCCGCAAACGTCGAACGAGTACCGCGAGCGCGCGGCCGCCATGAAATGGCGCGACATGCCAGCGACCGCGTCACACCGTGGCAAGACGTTGCCGCACCCAGCGCACCGCTCGTGTACGACGCGTATCCC harbors:
- a CDS encoding class I SAM-dependent methyltransferase — protein: MSIVRPATHYDREYFNKWYRHPKHRVKSPLDIERQLRFIVAATEYLFERPVRKVLDVGAGEGNWSVALKKIRPGARYYGVDASEYAVERFGKKRNIRLGTFGTVGTLGLPDDFDLVLSCGVLNYVAPRELATGLKALAELCPGAGYFEVFSSADDATGDFKREEARTPAFWRSLFRKNGWSALGMHLYLPTPIEGVAAALERARA
- a CDS encoding galactose mutarotase, with protein sequence MPSGEPVHAYDLSNRRGTVVTVLTLGAIIAAVEVAGRDGERDDVVLGVDDVDGYLTRSPYFGAVTGRYGNRIAQGRFILDGVTYSLATNNAPNHLHGGVVGFDKRLFTARAVASAEGAGVRLSLVSADGDEGYPGEVHFTVRYLLDDDDRLVVDYSATTTRATPFNPCQHSYWNLAGARCNDVLGHVLQLRASRYTPVDATLIPTGALTPVDGTPFDFRTPTATGARIRDSHPQLALGNGYDHNFVLDRPVQTSALAHAAHLHDPLTGRTLDVHTTEPGLQLYTGSWLDGSITGKGGRRYPQYAGVCLETQHFPDSPNHPDFPSSILRPERAFRSRTVFAFGVA
- a CDS encoding tetratricopeptide repeat protein, whose amino-acid sequence is MRRTLAYPAHAGLAPVAGDSLRTLIDRALVTSRPADFDRALAFVEAGLSRKPNDAVLLHYRGFVLYRKASYLATSGRDAKVARTMFEDAEQTLARSAAALRWPETAALQSAVVGQLISLGGAMAGLRMGAKSLRLLDEAVAAGPENPRVWMLKGVSDLFRPKLFGGSAEKAEVSLKRALALFDKDAPASPAPWWGHAEAYGWLGQVYVKQGRLEEAKLAYAKALDLQPGNAWVLELLLPAVRGDAR